From a single Bradyrhizobium sediminis genomic region:
- a CDS encoding ChaB family protein: MPYLTVEDLPQPIQAHLPLHAQEIYLGASNSAWTQYADRGPEQRESTAQPRRLGGGQAQI, translated from the coding sequence TTGCCCTACCTGACAGTCGAAGATCTCCCCCAACCAATTCAGGCCCATTTGCCGCTGCATGCGCAGGAAATCTATCTCGGCGCCTCCAACAGCGCCTGGACGCAATATGCGGATCGCGGCCCCGAACAACGCGAGAGTACCGCGCAACCGCGTCGCCTGGGCGGCGGTCAAGCTCAAATATGA
- the ftsH gene encoding ATP-dependent zinc metalloprotease FtsH yields MESDPSSRKQNIAVGYIVAASIGMLLLQWVLATYNTVDTIPYSEFEQLVAQGHVTEVAVGQDTIHGKLKDKLPSGKSAFVTARVDAALAEKLEAKGVQVTGVPSGGLFQTILSWIVPGLMFYLIWVFLGRRLADRQGFGGLMSIGKSRAKVYVEKDTKVTFADVAGVDEAKFELQEVVSFLKDPKSYGRLGAHVPKGILLVGPPGTGKTLLARAVAGEAGVAFFSISGSEFVEMFVGVGAARVRDLFEQARKAAPCIIFIDELDALGRSRSPGAFGGYDEKEQTLNQLLSELDGFDPSAGVILLAATNRPEILDPALLRAGRFDRQVLVDRPDKGGRVAILKVHVRKIRVGKDVDLDKVAALTTGFTGADLANLINEAAIAATRRNAEDVSFDDFTIAIERIVAGIEKKSRVLSKEERRRVAYHEMGHALVAASLPGVDPVQKVSIIPRGVGALGYTMQRPTEDRFLLSASELKNRIAVLMGGRASERLIFDGDVSTGAADDLQRATEIAVEMVTKYGMDAKVGQRTYAPRPQAFLPSLQDTVVSAAEATGREIDLAVRDLIEAGDTCARAILERRRADLDAGVQLLIAKETLTGEEFAPLRPVAGREAEKATA; encoded by the coding sequence ATGGAATCGGACCCGTCGTCACGCAAGCAGAACATTGCCGTCGGCTATATTGTCGCTGCCAGCATCGGCATGCTGCTGCTGCAGTGGGTTCTGGCGACCTACAATACCGTTGACACCATTCCCTACAGCGAATTCGAGCAGCTCGTCGCCCAGGGCCATGTCACCGAGGTTGCCGTCGGCCAGGATACCATCCATGGAAAACTGAAGGACAAGTTGCCGAGCGGCAAGTCGGCCTTCGTCACCGCGCGCGTCGACGCGGCGTTGGCGGAAAAGCTGGAGGCCAAGGGCGTTCAGGTCACCGGCGTGCCGTCGGGCGGGCTGTTCCAGACCATCCTGTCATGGATCGTGCCCGGGCTGATGTTTTACCTGATCTGGGTATTCCTCGGGCGCCGGCTGGCGGATCGCCAGGGTTTTGGCGGCCTGATGTCGATCGGAAAGTCGCGGGCCAAGGTCTATGTCGAGAAGGACACCAAGGTCACCTTCGCCGACGTCGCCGGCGTCGACGAAGCAAAATTCGAACTGCAGGAGGTGGTCTCCTTCCTGAAAGATCCCAAGAGCTACGGTCGGCTTGGCGCCCATGTGCCCAAAGGGATATTGCTGGTCGGGCCGCCCGGCACCGGCAAGACCTTGCTGGCGCGGGCCGTGGCCGGCGAGGCCGGGGTGGCGTTCTTTTCCATTTCCGGCTCCGAATTCGTCGAGATGTTCGTCGGCGTCGGCGCCGCCCGGGTGCGCGATCTGTTCGAGCAGGCGCGCAAGGCCGCGCCCTGCATCATCTTCATCGACGAACTGGATGCGCTCGGACGCAGCCGCTCGCCCGGCGCCTTCGGCGGCTACGATGAAAAAGAGCAGACCCTGAACCAGCTGCTCTCCGAACTTGACGGCTTCGACCCCTCAGCGGGCGTCATCCTGCTGGCGGCGACCAATCGACCCGAAATCCTCGATCCCGCGCTGCTGCGGGCAGGACGGTTCGACCGGCAGGTGCTGGTGGACCGTCCGGACAAGGGCGGCCGTGTCGCCATTCTCAAGGTGCATGTCCGGAAAATCCGTGTCGGCAAGGATGTAGATCTCGACAAGGTCGCGGCTCTCACCACCGGCTTCACCGGCGCCGATCTCGCCAATTTGATCAACGAAGCAGCTATCGCCGCGACCAGACGCAATGCCGAAGATGTGTCGTTCGACGATTTCACGATCGCGATCGAGCGGATCGTTGCCGGGATCGAGAAGAAGAGCAGGGTGCTCAGCAAGGAGGAGCGCCGCAGGGTCGCCTATCACGAGATGGGTCACGCCCTCGTCGCCGCGAGCCTGCCGGGCGTCGATCCCGTGCAGAAAGTCTCGATCATTCCCCGCGGCGTCGGCGCGCTCGGCTACACCATGCAGCGACCGACCGAAGACCGTTTTCTGCTTTCGGCCAGCGAACTCAAGAACCGCATCGCCGTGCTGATGGGCGGTCGCGCCTCCGAGCGACTGATCTTCGATGGCGACGTCTCGACTGGTGCGGCCGACGACCTGCAGCGGGCGACCGAGATCGCCGTCGAGATGGTCACGAAATACGGCATGGATGCGAAAGTGGGGCAGCGAACGTATGCGCCCCGGCCGCAGGCCTTCCTGCCGTCCCTTCAGGATACGGTCGTCAGCGCTGCGGAAGCGACGGGGCGCGAGATCGATCTGGCCGTGCGCGATTTGATCGAGGCGGGCGACACCTGCGCGCGCGCCATTCTCGAAAGGCGGCGGGCCGATCTCGATGCCGGCGTGCAACTCTTGATCGCCAAAGAAACCCTGACCGGGGAAGAATTCGCGCCGTTGCGCCCGGTAGCCGGGCGGGAAGCTGAGAAGGCGACTGCTTGA
- the mgtA gene encoding magnesium-translocating P-type ATPase, translating to MSSPGIDAPYWSQDAAALSAALGSGPGGLPSEAAAAKLRLVGPNSVEEESQLSALRLLLRQFESPLVLILIFAAAISLLLQQWVDSAIILAIVAGSTLLGFFQEYRASTAVEELKRRLALTCRVMRDGVELVVPVSAVVPGDLILLSAGNLIPADGLVIEAEDFLVTEASMTGESFPVEKRPGIVKPETALSARTNAVFLGASVRSGTAKVLVVETGHRTAFGAIAARLRTREPETDFGRGVRQFGYLLIRAMIVIVLFVLTVNLLLGRPVIESLLFAVALAVGLSPELLPAIVSVTLSAGARAMSLRGVIVRRLEAIENLGSMDILCTDKTGTLTEGTIVLNGVLDPEGRSSQEVSRLAFLNAAFETGIENPLDAAIIAAGKSAGLTTDGFTKIDEIPYDFLRRRLTIVVAEDGNPTQHLIVTKGAFSNVLDNCSSLERDAVDIPLTIEIRAQLDAVFQAKGAEGFRVLAVATRRVAAKPHYGRDDEQGMTFRGFLVFLDPPKLEAQRTIEDLARLGIRIKVISGDNRFVTAHLAAAVGLNAKSILTGSDLGKLRDEALWHLAPRTDLFVEIDPQQKERIVRALQKTGHSVGYLGDGINDAPALHAADVGISVEEAVDVARESADIILLSRDLDVLRVGVEDGRRTFANTLKYISITTSANFGNMLSMALAAPLLPFLPLAAKQILLNNFLSDVPSIAISSDNVDRDRVRRPQRWHIGEIQRFMVVFGLISSVFDLMTFAVLLLVFHADQPTFQTFWFIVSLLTELAVVLVLRTHKPAFRSKPSGLLLWTTLAVAAATIAIPFLGSPGAVFGFVPLSALQMGTVIVIVIGYIAATEAAKFWFYRGKSRRGIRMRVS from the coding sequence ATGAGCAGTCCAGGCATTGATGCCCCCTATTGGAGCCAGGATGCCGCCGCGCTCAGCGCGGCGTTAGGGTCTGGCCCCGGAGGCCTTCCGTCGGAGGCCGCCGCGGCGAAGCTTCGCCTGGTCGGCCCCAACAGCGTTGAGGAAGAATCGCAGCTGAGCGCACTGCGTTTGCTTCTGCGCCAATTCGAGAGTCCGCTCGTTCTCATTCTGATATTTGCCGCTGCAATTTCGCTGCTGCTACAGCAATGGGTGGACTCGGCCATCATTCTGGCGATCGTGGCCGGAAGCACGCTGCTCGGCTTCTTTCAGGAATACCGGGCATCGACGGCGGTCGAGGAATTGAAACGGCGGCTGGCGCTGACCTGCCGCGTCATGCGGGACGGCGTTGAACTGGTTGTGCCCGTGAGCGCTGTCGTGCCCGGCGATCTGATCCTGCTGTCGGCAGGCAATTTGATTCCCGCTGACGGACTGGTGATCGAGGCGGAGGATTTCCTGGTTACCGAAGCCAGCATGACGGGAGAATCCTTTCCCGTCGAAAAGCGGCCCGGGATCGTCAAGCCGGAGACCGCGCTCTCGGCCCGGACCAATGCAGTCTTTCTCGGCGCGTCGGTGCGAAGCGGAACGGCGAAGGTCCTCGTTGTCGAAACCGGTCACCGTACTGCGTTCGGGGCGATCGCGGCACGGCTCAGAACCCGCGAGCCTGAGACGGATTTTGGGCGCGGCGTGCGCCAATTCGGATACCTTCTGATCCGCGCGATGATCGTCATCGTTCTGTTCGTCCTGACCGTGAATCTGCTTCTCGGTCGCCCGGTAATCGAGTCCCTCCTGTTTGCCGTTGCGCTCGCGGTCGGTCTGTCGCCCGAACTGTTGCCGGCGATCGTCAGCGTCACCCTGTCCGCCGGCGCCCGGGCCATGAGCCTGCGCGGCGTCATCGTCCGCCGCCTGGAAGCCATCGAGAACCTCGGCAGCATGGATATTCTGTGCACCGACAAGACCGGAACGCTGACCGAGGGCACCATCGTTCTCAACGGCGTCCTCGACCCCGAAGGTCGGTCATCTCAGGAGGTCAGCCGGCTGGCCTTTCTCAATGCGGCATTCGAGACCGGTATCGAAAATCCGCTTGACGCCGCGATCATAGCAGCAGGAAAATCCGCGGGCCTGACGACGGATGGCTTTACGAAGATCGACGAAATTCCTTACGACTTTCTTCGCCGCCGGCTAACCATCGTCGTCGCGGAAGACGGCAATCCGACGCAGCACCTTATCGTTACCAAGGGTGCATTCTCAAACGTGCTCGACAACTGCTCATCGCTCGAACGGGATGCCGTCGATATCCCGCTCACGATCGAAATACGCGCTCAACTCGATGCGGTCTTTCAAGCCAAGGGGGCCGAGGGGTTCCGGGTGCTGGCTGTGGCGACCCGCAGGGTCGCGGCCAAGCCGCACTATGGTCGCGATGACGAACAAGGCATGACTTTTCGCGGGTTTCTCGTTTTTCTGGACCCGCCCAAGCTGGAAGCTCAACGAACAATCGAGGATCTCGCCCGGCTGGGTATTCGCATCAAGGTCATCAGTGGAGACAACCGCTTTGTGACGGCACATCTGGCGGCAGCCGTAGGCCTCAATGCGAAGTCGATACTCACCGGCAGCGACCTCGGGAAACTCCGGGATGAGGCGTTGTGGCACCTCGCGCCGCGGACCGATCTCTTCGTGGAAATCGATCCCCAGCAGAAGGAGCGGATCGTCCGTGCCCTGCAGAAAACCGGTCACTCGGTTGGATATCTCGGCGACGGCATCAACGACGCGCCGGCTCTGCATGCCGCCGATGTCGGCATCTCGGTCGAGGAGGCCGTGGATGTCGCCCGTGAGAGCGCCGACATTATCCTGCTGAGCCGCGATCTCGACGTCCTGCGCGTTGGCGTCGAGGACGGGAGGCGGACCTTCGCCAACACGCTCAAATACATTTCGATCACCACCAGCGCAAACTTCGGGAACATGCTGAGCATGGCGCTGGCGGCGCCGCTGCTTCCATTCCTGCCGCTGGCGGCCAAGCAAATTCTGCTGAACAATTTTCTTTCCGACGTGCCGTCGATCGCGATCTCGAGCGACAATGTCGATCGCGACCGCGTCCGCCGGCCGCAGCGCTGGCACATCGGGGAAATTCAGCGTTTCATGGTGGTCTTTGGGCTGATCAGCTCGGTGTTCGACCTCATGACATTCGCGGTGCTGCTCCTGGTCTTTCATGCCGATCAGCCCACGTTTCAGACGTTTTGGTTCATAGTCTCGCTGCTGACTGAACTTGCCGTCGTGCTTGTGCTGCGGACGCACAAACCCGCGTTTCGCAGCAAGCCCAGCGGCTTGCTGTTGTGGACTACGCTTGCGGTGGCCGCCGCCACTATCGCGATCCCGTTCCTCGGCTCCC